In a genomic window of Kribbella amoyensis:
- a CDS encoding Gfo/Idh/MocA family oxidoreductase, whose amino-acid sequence MTSGGRVALVELDTSHPAAFVPLLRELGREVTAVLDSGVVRPAGYAEEFAAEYGVARVLTDAAELPEVADVALLLGCDWDRRYRLALNLLDAGTAVLLDKPLAGRVGDLRELARRAEAGQPISGGSSLRCAPEAVAWRRRYHGPAPSSVLVGCAGHPFYYGVHAVSLAQAVLGPGFTAARALDGSGLRGLLRHTGGTEVVVDVRPPRPGYPYHATIVTESGVEHLRPNAGGLYKPFLGEVLGQLLDGAAAPYSPTALVEPDLLVLAVAKSAADGGDWVAIDALDDVFSGWDGAEFAAAYRAPAG is encoded by the coding sequence ATGACGTCCGGTGGTCGCGTCGCCCTGGTCGAGCTGGACACCTCTCACCCCGCCGCGTTCGTGCCGCTGCTGCGCGAGCTCGGTCGGGAGGTCACGGCCGTACTCGACTCCGGTGTGGTGCGCCCCGCCGGGTACGCGGAGGAGTTCGCCGCCGAGTACGGCGTTGCCCGCGTACTCACGGACGCGGCGGAGTTGCCGGAGGTGGCCGACGTGGCGCTGTTGCTCGGCTGCGACTGGGACCGGCGGTACCGGCTCGCGCTGAATCTGCTGGACGCGGGGACGGCCGTGCTGCTGGACAAGCCGCTCGCGGGACGCGTCGGTGATCTCCGCGAACTCGCCAGGCGGGCCGAGGCGGGTCAGCCGATCAGTGGCGGCTCCTCCTTGCGGTGCGCGCCCGAGGCGGTCGCTTGGCGGCGGCGGTACCACGGTCCGGCGCCGTCGTCCGTCCTCGTTGGTTGTGCTGGGCACCCTTTCTACTACGGGGTCCACGCGGTGTCGCTGGCGCAGGCGGTGCTCGGTCCGGGGTTCACCGCGGCGCGGGCGCTGGACGGTTCGGGGTTGCGCGGGCTGCTGCGGCATACGGGCGGTACCGAGGTGGTCGTCGACGTCCGACCGCCTCGGCCGGGGTACCCGTACCACGCGACGATCGTGACGGAGTCGGGGGTCGAGCACCTTCGACCGAACGCGGGTGGGCTCTACAAACCCTTCCTGGGCGAGGTTCTGGGCCAGCTGCTCGACGGTGCGGCGGCACCGTATTCGCCGACCGCGCTGGTGGAGCCCGACCTGCTCGTGCTCGCGGTGGCCAAGTCGGCGGCCGACGGCGGTGACTGGGTCGCGATCGACGCATTGGACGACGTCTTCTCCGGGTGGGACGGCGCCGAGTTCGCCGCGGCGTACCGGGCGCCGGCCGGCTGA
- a CDS encoding dihydrodipicolinate synthase family protein — protein MLRTPATAVTETVVETLRSGVTAAALTPFDAAGAVRIDAVAGYAGALAGGGAGALAVCVHTGRGPWLPDERRAEVVAAYRVASELPLVAGVGIPAGADLADPVGALLRNAEPVVAAGASALLCFPPPRVPEYDRAVVELHERLAAETGLPVIAFALYEKASGNQYDAATAARLVTVPGVVGLKLALLDDAIGCQDLIAGCRTANPDALLLTGEDRMLGPSLMWGARGMLIGLAAAVPSWSVAVNQAWNDGRYDDFVAASTRLDQLAALVFRAPMEGYVQRMAWIAAWEGILDPEFCHDPYGPPSDPAERDELLRAMDRLASRELR, from the coding sequence ATGCTACGAACCCCGGCAACGGCCGTGACCGAAACCGTCGTCGAGACGCTCCGGAGCGGCGTCACGGCGGCGGCGCTGACTCCGTTCGACGCGGCCGGCGCGGTACGGATCGACGCGGTCGCCGGGTACGCCGGGGCGCTGGCTGGTGGTGGTGCGGGGGCGCTGGCGGTGTGCGTGCACACGGGCCGGGGGCCGTGGTTGCCGGACGAGCGGCGGGCCGAGGTGGTGGCCGCGTACCGGGTCGCGAGCGAGCTGCCGTTGGTCGCCGGTGTCGGGATCCCGGCGGGAGCCGACCTCGCCGATCCGGTGGGCGCGCTGCTGCGGAACGCGGAGCCCGTGGTCGCCGCGGGGGCGTCCGCGTTGCTCTGCTTCCCGCCGCCGCGTGTTCCCGAGTACGACCGGGCCGTCGTGGAACTGCACGAGCGGCTCGCCGCGGAAACCGGTCTGCCCGTCATCGCGTTCGCCCTGTACGAGAAGGCGAGCGGGAACCAGTACGACGCGGCCACGGCGGCTCGGTTGGTCACGGTGCCGGGCGTGGTCGGGCTGAAGCTCGCCCTGCTCGACGACGCGATCGGTTGCCAGGACCTCATCGCCGGGTGCCGCACCGCGAACCCGGACGCCCTCCTGCTCACCGGGGAGGACCGCATGCTCGGTCCCTCGCTGATGTGGGGCGCCCGCGGCATGCTCATCGGTCTGGCCGCGGCTGTGCCGTCGTGGAGCGTCGCGGTGAACCAGGCGTGGAACGACGGCCGGTACGACGACTTCGTTGCCGCGTCCACCCGACTCGACCAGCTCGCCGCCTTGGTCTTCCGCGCACCGATGGAGGGGTACGTCCAGCGGATGGCCTGGATCGCCGCGTGGGAAGGGATCCTGGACCCGGAGTTCTGCCACGACCCGTACGGCCCGCCGTCGGATCCGGCCGAGCGGGACGAGTTGCTGCGAGCCATGGATCGGCTGGCGAGCCGAGAGCTCCGATGA
- a CDS encoding HTH domain-containing protein: MVTTIGIVGPSDLVTSTSRICANLPGVEVVPLKYRRETDTPKVLADAPASIDAWLFTGVVPYQIAASHDLLDRPAAHVEYTGATLLRALVQLLREGRDVTSMSIDVLDEAQVRETLEEVGLPTRGVRVLPYRPGLDSEDVVAFHREARDEGATVAVTCLRSAYEKLRVEQTTIRLAPSVHSVRSAVNGLLLTHGALRSDDAQIALGLVEIAAKGEDALKREVGSLGGSVVRYDDKRFLIVTTRGPLEQATASFTELGMLTHLKERFGPVRIGFGIGGSGAEAEALARRALGRARTAGRTAAVVSLRNDIDITLVGGAAPRPLQRAQLQLLAQRAGLSKATLEKLQELVRATPGGGLTTRTLAEHLGVQPRTARRVLNRLERAGVADATGTQIGTGSGRPLVVYRVHL, encoded by the coding sequence ATGGTGACGACGATCGGCATCGTCGGTCCGTCGGACCTGGTCACCTCCACCAGCCGGATCTGCGCGAACCTGCCCGGGGTCGAGGTGGTCCCGCTGAAGTACCGGCGCGAGACCGACACCCCGAAGGTGCTGGCGGACGCCCCGGCGAGTATCGACGCCTGGCTGTTCACCGGGGTCGTGCCGTACCAGATCGCGGCCTCGCACGACCTGCTCGACCGGCCGGCCGCGCACGTCGAGTACACCGGCGCGACGTTGCTCCGGGCCCTGGTCCAGCTGCTCCGCGAAGGGCGCGACGTGACGTCGATGAGCATCGACGTCCTGGACGAGGCACAGGTCCGCGAAACCCTCGAGGAGGTCGGCCTGCCGACCCGCGGCGTCCGTGTCCTGCCGTACCGGCCAGGCCTGGACTCCGAGGACGTGGTCGCCTTCCACCGCGAAGCCCGCGATGAAGGTGCCACCGTGGCGGTGACGTGCCTGCGCTCGGCGTACGAGAAGCTCCGCGTCGAACAGACGACCATCCGCCTGGCCCCGTCGGTGCACTCGGTCCGCTCCGCGGTGAACGGGCTGCTGCTGACCCACGGAGCGCTCCGCAGCGACGACGCGCAGATCGCGCTCGGGCTGGTGGAGATCGCGGCCAAGGGCGAGGACGCGCTGAAGCGTGAGGTCGGGTCGCTGGGCGGGAGCGTGGTCCGGTACGACGACAAGCGCTTCCTGATCGTGACGACGCGGGGGCCGCTGGAGCAGGCGACGGCGTCGTTCACCGAGCTGGGCATGCTGACGCATCTGAAGGAGCGCTTCGGGCCGGTCCGCATTGGGTTTGGCATCGGCGGCTCCGGGGCGGAGGCGGAGGCGCTCGCACGTCGGGCGCTGGGACGTGCGCGGACGGCAGGGCGTACGGCGGCGGTTGTGTCGCTGCGGAACGACATCGACATCACCCTGGTCGGCGGGGCGGCACCCCGTCCGCTGCAGCGGGCGCAGTTGCAGTTGCTCGCCCAGCGCGCGGGGCTCTCCAAGGCGACGCTGGAGAAGCTGCAGGAGCTGGTCCGAGCGACCCCGGGCGGCGGCCTGACCACCCGAACGCTGGCGGAGCACCTCGGAGTCCAACCGCGCACAGCCCGCCGAGTTCTCAACCGCCTCGAAAGAGCAGGCGTAGCAGACGCCACCGGAACCCAAATAGGCACCGGCAGCGGCCGCCCCCTCGTCGTCTACCGCGTGCACCTGTAG